One region of Kytococcus sedentarius DSM 20547 genomic DNA includes:
- a CDS encoding Mu transposase domain-containing protein: MPATVLAERVGWTGSIRWFRDNVNRLRVDHRPIDPADRLTWTAGDVAQRDLWFPPRKILLEDGSRTLLPVLVMTCGYSRFTLGRMIPTRKTPDLLLGTWELLDQLGRVPRRLIWDNEPGIGRGKLTEPVAVFAGTLATKVVLLPPRDPESKGIVERRNRFFETSFMPGRHFASPGDFNAQFTDWLSTANARTVRTIKARPTELLAADKEAMLALPPAVLHLGWRNHVRLGRDYYVRVDTNDYSVHPRAIGARVDVAADLDVVRVRHGGQLVAEHPRRWARSMTITDPAHVTAAAGLRHAYQHPRSRPEADDLVRDLADYDKAFGIDAGELESR; this comes from the coding sequence ATGCCCGCGACGGTGCTGGCCGAACGGGTCGGGTGGACCGGCTCGATCCGCTGGTTCCGTGACAACGTCAACCGTCTCCGGGTCGATCACCGCCCGATCGACCCGGCCGACCGGCTCACCTGGACGGCCGGGGACGTGGCTCAGCGCGACCTGTGGTTCCCGCCTCGCAAGATCCTGCTCGAGGACGGCTCGCGCACCCTGCTGCCGGTGCTGGTCATGACGTGCGGGTACTCCCGGTTCACGCTCGGGCGGATGATCCCGACCCGCAAGACACCGGACCTGCTCCTGGGCACGTGGGAGCTGCTGGACCAGCTGGGTCGGGTACCTCGCCGGCTGATCTGGGACAACGAGCCCGGCATCGGACGCGGCAAGCTGACCGAGCCGGTCGCGGTGTTCGCCGGGACGCTGGCCACGAAGGTGGTGCTGCTACCACCGCGGGACCCCGAGTCCAAGGGTATCGTCGAGCGTCGCAACCGCTTCTTCGAGACCTCCTTCATGCCCGGGCGCCACTTCGCCTCTCCGGGCGACTTCAACGCCCAGTTCACCGACTGGCTGTCCACCGCGAACGCCCGGACGGTGCGCACGATCAAAGCCCGCCCGACCGAGCTGCTGGCAGCGGACAAGGAGGCGATGCTGGCGTTGCCGCCGGCGGTGCTGCACCTGGGCTGGCGCAACCACGTCCGCCTGGGCCGGGACTACTACGTGCGCGTCGACACCAACGACTACTCCGTGCACCCGCGCGCGATCGGGGCCCGGGTCGACGTGGCCGCCGACCTCGACGTCGTGCGGGTCCGTCACGGGGGTCAGCTGGTGGCTGAGCACCCGCGCCGCTGGGCCCGGAGCATGACGATCACCGACCCCGCCCACGTCACCGCCGCGGCCGGGCTGCGGCACGCCTACCAGCACCCCAGGTCCCGTCCCGAGGCCGACGACCTGGTCCGGGACCTGGCCGACTACGACAAGGCGTTCGGGATCGACGCCGGCGAGCTGGAGTCGCGATGA
- the istB gene encoding IS21-like element helper ATPase IstB produces MSRKPTSAGTESLKQITHLAAALKAPRITESAARLADHARDTGWTHEDYLAAVLEREVAARNASGARLRTRAAGFGAVKTLDDFEFDHQPGARTPIQALASGAYLAEHRNVVLLGPPGTGKTHLATALGVAAARQGHRVLFATATDWVTRLTEAHDRGRLAAELTRLRRYSLIIVDEVGYLPFEQYAANLFFQLVSSRYEHASLILTSNLPFSSWAGVFGNQVVAAAMIDRIVHHADVIALKGASYRLRDRGVETLPSIKAEQESLD; encoded by the coding sequence ATGAGCCGCAAGCCGACCTCCGCCGGCACCGAGTCGCTGAAGCAGATCACCCACCTGGCCGCGGCGTTGAAGGCGCCGCGGATCACCGAGTCCGCCGCCCGCCTGGCCGACCACGCCCGCGACACCGGATGGACCCACGAGGACTACCTGGCCGCGGTCCTGGAACGTGAGGTCGCCGCCCGCAACGCCTCCGGCGCCCGGTTGCGCACCCGCGCCGCCGGTTTCGGTGCGGTCAAGACTCTGGACGACTTCGAATTCGACCACCAACCCGGCGCCCGCACCCCGATCCAGGCCCTGGCCTCGGGTGCGTACCTGGCCGAGCACCGCAACGTCGTCCTGCTCGGGCCGCCGGGCACCGGTAAGACGCACCTGGCCACCGCCCTGGGCGTCGCCGCCGCCCGGCAGGGACACCGGGTCCTGTTCGCCACCGCCACCGACTGGGTCACCCGACTGACTGAGGCCCACGACCGCGGCCGCCTGGCCGCCGAGCTCACCCGGCTACGCCGCTACAGCCTGATCATCGTCGACGAGGTCGGCTACCTACCGTTCGAGCAGTACGCCGCCAACCTCTTCTTCCAGCTCGTCTCCTCCCGCTACGAGCACGCCTCCCTCATCCTGACGTCCAACCTGCCGTTCAGCTCCTGGGCCGGCGTCTTCGGCAACCAGGTCGTCGCAGCCGCGATGATCGACCGCATCGTCCACCACGCCGACGTCATCGCCCTCAAAGGCGCCTCCTACCGGCTCCGCGACCGCGGCGTCGAGACCCTGCCCAGCATCAAGGCCGAGCAGGAATCCCTAGACTGA
- a CDS encoding cadmium resistance transporter: protein MNTITAALQAIGLFMVTNIDDIIVLSLFFARGAGQRGTTAKIIAGQYLGFGGILLASVAVTLGAGLFLPDEAILYFGLIPLLLGIHAAWQVWRNGDDDDDTIADRPISALTVAAVTFANGGDNIGVYVPVFLAVGTGALVAYCVVFLALVIVLVAVAKFVATRKPIAEVLERWEHILFPLVLIGLGIVILIEGGAFGL from the coding sequence ATGAACACGATCACCGCCGCGCTACAGGCAATCGGCCTCTTCATGGTCACCAATATCGACGACATCATCGTCCTGTCCCTGTTCTTCGCCCGCGGAGCCGGACAACGAGGTACCACCGCCAAGATCATCGCCGGCCAGTACCTGGGGTTCGGCGGCATCCTCCTCGCCTCGGTGGCGGTGACTCTCGGGGCCGGGCTGTTCCTACCCGACGAGGCGATCCTGTACTTCGGTCTCATCCCGCTGCTGCTGGGCATCCACGCCGCCTGGCAGGTGTGGCGTAACGGGGACGATGACGACGACACCATCGCGGATCGGCCCATCAGCGCCCTGACGGTGGCCGCAGTGACGTTCGCCAACGGCGGAGACAACATCGGGGTCTACGTGCCAGTGTTCCTCGCCGTCGGCACCGGTGCGCTCGTGGCCTACTGTGTCGTGTTCCTGGCCCTGGTCATCGTGCTCGTCGCAGTAGCGAAGTTCGTCGCCACCCGCAAGCCGATCGCTGAGGTGCTCGAACGTTGGGAGCACATCCTCTTCCCCCTGGTCCTCATCGGGCTGGGCATCGTCATCCTGATCGAAGGCGGCGCGTTCGGCTTGTGA
- the lspA gene encoding signal peptidase II → MTSATSRAVPRARASRALVLLAALAAAAIDLGAKAASEAQLAGSTVDLGVLRLRLAYNSGVAFGMGDELPVGVIVAVTAVICLALIAYAWRRAPDAGWVERIAGGAVIGGAVANVVDRARDGTVTDYLHTGWWPTFNLADTFLVTGFIVIALLHARPERTADQA, encoded by the coding sequence GTGACCAGCGCTACCAGCCGGGCCGTGCCGCGCGCCCGAGCGAGCCGCGCGCTCGTCCTGCTGGCAGCCCTGGCCGCCGCAGCGATCGACCTGGGTGCCAAGGCCGCGTCCGAGGCGCAGCTGGCCGGCTCCACGGTCGACCTCGGGGTGCTCCGGCTTCGGCTGGCCTACAACTCGGGCGTGGCGTTCGGCATGGGTGACGAGCTTCCCGTCGGCGTGATCGTCGCCGTCACCGCCGTCATCTGCCTGGCCCTGATCGCATACGCGTGGCGCAGGGCGCCGGACGCCGGGTGGGTCGAACGGATCGCCGGCGGCGCCGTCATCGGCGGCGCCGTCGCCAACGTCGTCGACCGCGCCCGCGACGGCACAGTGACTGACTACTTGCACACCGGCTGGTGGCCCACCTTCAACCTCGCGGACACGTTCCTGGTCACCGGCTTCATCGTGATCGCCCTGTTGCACGCCCGCCCGGAGCGAACGGCCGACCAAGCCTAG
- a CDS encoding heavy metal translocating P-type ATPase, whose protein sequence is MSTACGCADEEPRNDEGELEERGPERLWEVSELRFAALAGLFLIAGLIADRSGASEGVVTGLNAVALALGAWTFVPSTLRRLVKAKIGVGTLMTIAAVGAVILGEVAEAAMLAFLYSISEGLEEYAVARTRRGLRALLSLVPAEATVLRAGTQVTVAPADLAIGDLLLVRPGERVATDGVIRTGRTALDVSALTGESVPVEAGPGDTVYAGSINGTGVLEVAVTTTAEDNSLARIVSIVEAEQSRKGDAQRLADRIAKPLVPGIMVLAALIAVAGSLLGDPATWIERALVVLVAASPCALAISVPVTVVAAIGAASRIGALVKGGAALEALGRVRAVALDKTGTLTRNEPAVVEVATVTGRTREGVLDIAAALEARSEHPLARAILAAVPEHRDADGVQAVTGAGLTGTIDGMPVRLGRPGWIPTGELAGAVAGMQEAGATAVLVECDGTVVGAVAVRDDLRPEAAEVVARLRAGGYQVAMLTGDNERTATALATQAGITEVHAELRPEDKSTIVHRLRAERPTAMVGDGVNDAPALATADVGIAMGAMGSDVAIETADVALMGEDLRHLPHTLTHARRARAIMLQNVGLSLALITILIPLAALGVLGLTAVVLVHEIAEILVIGNGVRAGRARPLPPAPPAQVAPARTPAEAGAR, encoded by the coding sequence ATGAGTACGGCGTGCGGCTGCGCCGACGAGGAGCCGCGCAACGACGAAGGTGAGCTGGAGGAGCGCGGGCCGGAGCGGCTCTGGGAGGTCAGCGAGCTGAGGTTCGCCGCGCTGGCCGGACTCTTCCTGATCGCCGGCCTCATCGCCGACCGCTCCGGCGCCTCCGAAGGTGTGGTGACCGGGCTGAACGCCGTTGCCCTGGCGCTGGGCGCCTGGACGTTCGTCCCGAGCACGCTGAGGCGGCTGGTCAAGGCCAAGATCGGCGTGGGGACCCTGATGACGATCGCCGCGGTCGGCGCGGTCATCCTCGGGGAGGTCGCCGAGGCCGCGATGCTGGCGTTCCTGTACTCCATCAGCGAGGGGCTGGAGGAGTACGCCGTGGCCCGCACGCGCCGCGGGCTGAGAGCCCTGCTCTCGCTGGTGCCGGCGGAGGCCACCGTCCTCCGCGCCGGCACCCAGGTCACCGTCGCCCCCGCCGACCTCGCGATCGGCGATCTCCTGCTGGTCCGGCCCGGGGAACGGGTCGCGACCGACGGCGTCATCCGCACCGGCCGCACCGCCCTGGACGTCTCTGCCTTGACCGGCGAGTCGGTCCCGGTCGAGGCCGGGCCCGGGGACACGGTGTACGCCGGCTCCATCAACGGTACCGGGGTTCTCGAGGTCGCGGTCACCACCACCGCCGAGGACAACTCCCTGGCAAGGATCGTCAGCATCGTCGAGGCCGAGCAGTCCCGCAAGGGGGACGCCCAGCGGCTCGCGGACCGGATCGCCAAACCCTTGGTGCCCGGCATCATGGTCCTTGCCGCTCTCATCGCCGTGGCCGGCAGCCTGCTCGGCGACCCCGCCACCTGGATCGAGCGGGCCCTGGTGGTCCTGGTCGCCGCCTCCCCGTGTGCCCTGGCGATCTCCGTGCCGGTCACCGTGGTCGCCGCCATCGGCGCCGCCAGCCGCATCGGCGCGCTGGTCAAGGGAGGCGCCGCCCTCGAGGCGCTCGGCCGGGTCCGGGCCGTCGCCCTGGACAAGACCGGCACCCTGACCCGCAACGAACCGGCGGTCGTGGAGGTGGCCACCGTCACCGGCCGGACCCGGGAGGGGGTCCTCGACATCGCGGCCGCGCTGGAGGCCCGCAGCGAGCACCCGCTGGCCCGCGCGATCCTGGCCGCCGTTCCCGAGCATCGCGACGCCGACGGGGTCCAGGCGGTCACCGGCGCGGGGTTGACCGGGACCATCGACGGGATGCCGGTTCGCCTGGGTCGTCCCGGCTGGATCCCGACCGGCGAGCTGGCCGGGGCGGTGGCCGGCATGCAGGAGGCAGGCGCCACCGCGGTGCTGGTGGAGTGCGACGGGACCGTGGTCGGTGCCGTCGCCGTCCGCGACGACCTGCGCCCCGAGGCCGCCGAAGTGGTCGCCCGGCTGCGTGCGGGCGGCTACCAGGTCGCCATGCTCACCGGTGACAACGAACGCACCGCGACCGCTCTCGCCACCCAGGCCGGTATCACCGAGGTGCACGCCGAGCTCCGCCCCGAGGACAAGTCGACCATCGTTCACCGACTGCGCGCCGAGCGACCGACCGCGATGGTCGGCGACGGCGTCAACGACGCTCCGGCCCTGGCCACCGCGGACGTCGGGATCGCGATGGGCGCCATGGGCAGCGACGTGGCCATCGAGACAGCCGACGTCGCCCTCATGGGTGAGGACCTGCGCCACCTGCCGCACACCCTCACCCACGCACGCCGTGCCCGGGCGATCATGCTGCAGAACGTCGGCCTCTCCCTGGCCCTGATCACCATCCTGATCCCGCTGGCCGCACTGGGGGTGCTCGGACTGACGGCCGTGGTACTGGTCCACGAGATCGCGGAGATCCTGGTGATCGGCAACGGCGTGCGCGCCGGCCGCGCCCGCCCGCTTCCCCCGGCGCCGCCCGCCCAGGTGGCGCCAGCTCGGACACCAGCCGAAGCGGGGGCAAGGTGA
- a CDS encoding ArsR/SmtB family transcription factor codes for MAMMQEERATLAPATAMFRGLADPVRLAIVRQLASGEVRVVDLEHRLGLAQSTVSAHLGYLRECGLVEYRAVGRQSFYSLTRPELMDLLTSAETLLAATGQTVALCPTYGTSTATWETR; via the coding sequence ATGGCGATGATGCAAGAGGAGCGGGCGACGTTGGCGCCGGCAACGGCCATGTTTCGCGGGCTGGCCGATCCGGTGCGGCTGGCGATCGTGCGGCAGCTGGCATCGGGGGAGGTGCGGGTGGTGGACCTGGAGCACCGGCTGGGGCTGGCCCAGTCCACGGTGTCGGCGCACCTGGGATACCTGCGCGAGTGCGGCTTGGTGGAGTACCGAGCGGTGGGCCGGCAATCCTTCTACTCGCTGACCCGCCCGGAACTGATGGACCTGCTCACTTCGGCCGAAACCCTGCTGGCCGCGACGGGGCAGACGGTGGCTCTGTGCCCCACCTACGGCACCTCGACGGCCACTTGGGAGACCCGATGA
- a CDS encoding class I SAM-dependent methyltransferase, translated as MEIGCGAGYGTSLILDYFGAGHVDAVDLDERMVGRARRRLRHHANRARLAVGDATDLRAVFGAGEAAYDAAFDFRDRAPHRGLAHGAG; from the coding sequence GTGGAGATCGGCTGCGGCGCCGGTTACGGCACGTCGCTGATCCTGGACTACTTCGGTGCTGGACACGTCGACGCGGTTGACCTCGATGAGCGAATGGTCGGCAGGGCGCGGCGACGTCTGCGCCACCATGCGAACCGGGCGCGGCTCGCGGTGGGTGATGCCACGGACTTGCGCGCCGTCTTCGGTGCGGGCGAGGCGGCGTACGACGCCGCGTTCGATTTTCGCGATCGTGCACCACATCGAGGACTGGCGCACGGCGCTGGCTGA
- a CDS encoding ABC transporter ATP-binding protein, whose amino-acid sequence MTPRSTAEVITVAGLRKSFGPTRALDGLDLAVGAGEVHGFLGPNGAGKTTMVRILLGLMRADAGMARLWGRDPWRDATQLHRRIAYVPGDVALWPSLTGGEVVDLLGRMRGGLDARRRDELLERFDLDPRKKGRAYSKGNRQKFPLVAALACDAELLLLDEPTSGLDPLMDETFRQVITEDRQQLGRAVLVSSHILSEVEALCDRVTIIRAGRAVETGTLAQLRHLTRASVSAELTGSTQELATLAGVQDLQVDGTRVRFSVDSAGLPGVLSFLGAAGVRSVACQPPTLEELFLRHYETQPSLAGSGPGGTR is encoded by the coding sequence GTGACACCGAGAAGCACGGCAGAGGTCATCACCGTTGCCGGGCTGCGCAAGAGTTTCGGCCCGACGCGGGCGCTGGACGGCCTGGACCTGGCCGTCGGCGCTGGTGAGGTGCACGGTTTCTTGGGGCCCAACGGGGCCGGGAAGACCACTATGGTCCGGATCCTGCTCGGTTTGATGCGCGCCGACGCCGGCATGGCCCGGCTGTGGGGGCGCGATCCCTGGCGCGATGCCACGCAGTTGCATCGGCGGATCGCCTACGTGCCCGGCGATGTCGCGCTGTGGCCCAGCCTGACCGGCGGTGAGGTGGTCGACCTGCTCGGCCGAATGCGCGGCGGCCTGGACGCGAGGCGCCGCGACGAGCTGCTCGAGCGGTTCGACCTCGACCCGCGCAAGAAGGGCCGCGCCTACTCCAAGGGCAACCGGCAGAAGTTCCCGTTGGTCGCGGCGCTGGCCTGCGACGCCGAGCTGCTGCTGCTCGACGAGCCGACCTCCGGGCTCGATCCGTTGATGGATGAGACTTTTAGGCAGGTCATCACCGAAGACCGGCAACAGCTGGGTCGCGCGGTGCTGGTGTCCAGCCACATCCTCAGCGAGGTCGAGGCGTTGTGTGATCGAGTCACCATCATCCGCGCCGGGCGGGCCGTAGAAACCGGAACGCTCGCCCAGCTGCGGCACCTGACCCGTGCCTCGGTCTCCGCCGAGCTGACCGGCTCGACCCAGGAGCTGGCAACGCTGGCCGGTGTCCAGGACCTGCAGGTTGACGGCACCCGGGTCCGGTTCAGTGTGGACAGCGCGGGGTTGCCGGGCGTGTTGAGCTTCCTCGGCGCGGCTGGGGTCCGCAGCGTGGCCTGTCAGCCACCCACCCTGGAGGAGCTGTTCCTGCGCCACTACGAGACCCAGCCCTCCCTTGCCGGGTCAGGACCCGGCGGGACCCGATGA
- a CDS encoding ABC transporter permease, translated as MSTSVKSWGDSVVGTGALVRLLVRRDRWLLLAWIVLLAGYPILAVANASPGYVGLAECPGMLMLHGPLYGQGRGALATWSSSDMLWMYGLVSMLIVIRHTRADEEAGRRELLVVTVVGRHAGLVAALVVTLAGNLVLAVVTAAGQIAQRLPAAGSLAIGLELAAVGWTFAAVGAVVAQLTESAAAARGIGGVVLGGAFVLRAVGDVISVDDGPPWLSWLSPLGWANEIRPFAGERWWLLGLFALLVAALTAAAVALSARRDVGAGLVRPGLGAARATPWLRGPLALAWRLQRGPLLGWVGGLVVLAGVFAGAAESAGEVFADSEQLRGMFERLGGRAGASDVILAGTFSILGIIAGGYAVQAGLRLRTEEEQLRAKPVLVTGTARLRWVASHLAFSLLGPAAALAAAGLVAGLVYGFSVDDVAGQVPRLLGAAMVQLIGVWVLTGIVVTLFGLMPRLVPAAWAAWVAFLVLLLLDAFDGVSQSLLNLSPFTHPPKLPGGPPDTTPLGLVLGTAAALVVVGLLGFRRRDVGRT; from the coding sequence ATGAGTACCTCGGTCAAGTCCTGGGGTGACTCTGTGGTGGGTACTGGTGCGCTGGTCCGGCTGCTCGTGCGCCGGGATCGCTGGCTGCTGCTGGCGTGGATCGTGCTCCTGGCCGGCTACCCGATCCTGGCCGTGGCGAACGCGTCGCCCGGCTACGTCGGTCTGGCCGAGTGCCCGGGGATGCTGATGCTCCATGGCCCGTTGTACGGCCAGGGCCGAGGTGCGCTGGCGACGTGGTCCTCGAGCGACATGTTGTGGATGTACGGCCTGGTCAGCATGCTGATCGTTATCAGGCATACCCGCGCCGACGAGGAGGCGGGTCGGCGTGAGCTGCTCGTCGTCACCGTGGTTGGTCGGCACGCCGGCCTGGTCGCGGCACTGGTTGTGACACTGGCCGGGAACCTGGTGCTGGCCGTGGTAACCGCGGCCGGGCAGATCGCCCAGCGCCTGCCCGCGGCGGGGTCGCTGGCCATCGGGCTTGAGCTGGCCGCGGTCGGGTGGACCTTCGCGGCAGTTGGGGCAGTGGTGGCGCAACTGACCGAGAGTGCCGCAGCCGCTCGGGGCATCGGCGGGGTCGTGCTCGGCGGCGCGTTCGTGCTCCGCGCCGTCGGCGACGTCATCAGCGTGGACGACGGCCCGCCGTGGCTGTCGTGGCTCTCCCCGCTGGGCTGGGCGAACGAGATCCGACCTTTCGCCGGTGAGCGATGGTGGCTCCTCGGCCTCTTCGCGTTACTCGTCGCCGCGCTCACCGCCGCGGCGGTGGCGCTGTCGGCCCGACGCGACGTCGGCGCTGGGCTGGTCCGACCCGGGCTTGGTGCGGCCCGGGCTACCCCGTGGCTGCGCGGACCACTGGCCCTGGCCTGGCGGCTTCAGCGGGGACCGCTGCTCGGATGGGTGGGCGGGCTGGTGGTGCTCGCCGGGGTGTTCGCCGGCGCCGCCGAGAGTGCCGGGGAGGTTTTCGCCGACAGCGAGCAGCTCAGGGGCATGTTCGAACGGCTCGGCGGCCGCGCCGGGGCCAGCGACGTGATCCTCGCCGGCACCTTCAGCATCCTGGGCATCATCGCCGGCGGCTATGCCGTACAAGCCGGACTGCGGCTGCGCACGGAGGAGGAGCAGCTCCGCGCCAAGCCCGTGCTCGTCACGGGCACCGCGCGCCTGCGCTGGGTCGCCAGCCACCTCGCTTTCTCGCTGCTTGGCCCCGCGGCGGCACTGGCCGCGGCCGGCTTGGTCGCTGGCCTGGTCTACGGCTTCAGCGTTGATGATGTCGCAGGACAGGTGCCTCGGCTGCTGGGTGCGGCCATGGTGCAGCTGATCGGTGTCTGGGTCCTCACCGGCATCGTGGTCACGTTGTTCGGCCTGATGCCCCGGCTCGTCCCAGCAGCCTGGGCGGCCTGGGTCGCGTTCCTCGTGTTGTTGCTCCTTGACGCGTTCGACGGGGTAAGCCAGAGTCTGCTCAACCTGTCCCCGTTCACCCATCCGCCGAAGTTGCCCGGTGGACCCCCTGACACGACCCCGCTCGGCTTGGTCCTCGGCACCGCGGCGGCGCTCGTGGTTGTCGGTCTACTCGGCTTCCGACGCCGCGACGTCGGCCGCACATAG
- a CDS encoding cytochrome P450, giving the protein MTPSNIKRADGTIALLRDPYRCISRRAAELGEDIFETRLLLRRTTCMTGAEAAAVFYDPSRFQRAGAAPPPLQKTLFGQGGVQGLDGENHRQRKAMFLQIVQPDRVEALAEAVTREWQRAVDDWIGQGRTRLYPELQLLLTRAVCAWAGVPLPAAEVNTRTRQLSALFDQAGHVGVGHLRSRAARKAADRWAADIIGQVRAGKLDPPASSAAYVIAHHRERDGRPMAPRVAGVELLNVLRPTVATAVYITFVAHALDAQPAWKERLALGDGHEDLAFVEEVRRHYPFFPAVAAIVREEFVWRGHRFPRGRRVLLDLYGTNHDSRIWPDPQRFDPDRFLGEEPDPFAFVPQGGGDPAVHHRCPGEPVSTRLMTVALDQMVRNMTYTALAPSAAVDFGRLPALPTDGYPIRLLARDTPA; this is encoded by the coding sequence GTGACACCGTCCAACATCAAGCGTGCCGACGGCACGATCGCACTCCTTCGGGACCCGTACCGCTGCATCTCGCGCCGGGCTGCCGAACTGGGTGAGGACATCTTCGAGACCCGGCTACTACTGCGCCGTACCACCTGCATGACTGGCGCAGAGGCCGCCGCTGTGTTCTACGACCCGTCACGATTCCAGCGGGCCGGAGCCGCCCCACCTCCGCTGCAGAAGACCCTCTTCGGCCAGGGCGGCGTCCAGGGCCTCGACGGCGAGAACCATCGGCAGCGCAAGGCGATGTTCCTGCAGATCGTTCAACCCGACCGGGTCGAAGCGCTTGCCGAGGCCGTCACCCGCGAGTGGCAACGAGCTGTCGACGACTGGATCGGGCAAGGGCGAACTCGGCTCTATCCCGAGCTCCAGCTGCTCCTCACCCGGGCCGTTTGCGCGTGGGCCGGGGTCCCCCTGCCGGCAGCCGAGGTCAACACCCGCACCCGTCAGCTCAGCGCGCTGTTCGACCAGGCCGGGCACGTCGGCGTCGGTCACCTTCGGTCGCGTGCCGCCCGCAAGGCGGCCGACCGGTGGGCCGCAGACATCATCGGCCAGGTTCGTGCGGGCAAGCTTGACCCACCCGCCTCATCTGCGGCGTATGTCATCGCCCATCACCGTGAACGAGACGGTCGACCCATGGCCCCCCGCGTAGCGGGGGTGGAGCTGCTCAACGTGCTACGACCCACGGTCGCCACCGCCGTCTACATCACGTTCGTTGCCCACGCCCTGGATGCGCAACCGGCTTGGAAGGAACGGCTCGCGCTCGGCGACGGGCACGAGGACCTGGCCTTCGTGGAGGAGGTGCGCCGCCACTATCCGTTCTTCCCTGCCGTGGCCGCCATCGTCCGCGAAGAATTCGTATGGCGCGGCCACCGGTTCCCCCGGGGCCGCCGCGTCCTGCTCGACCTCTACGGCACGAACCACGACAGCCGGATCTGGCCCGACCCGCAACGCTTCGACCCCGACCGGTTCCTCGGCGAAGAACCCGATCCGTTCGCCTTCGTGCCTCAAGGCGGCGGCGACCCGGCCGTTCACCATCGGTGCCCCGGCGAACCGGTCTCAACACGGCTCATGACCGTCGCATTGGATCAGATGGTCCGAAACATGACCTACACGGCACTGGCGCCGTCCGCTGCCGTCGACTTCGGTCGACTCCCAGCACTACCGACCGACGGCTACCCGATACGGCTCCTCGCGAGGGACACTCCTGCCTGA
- a CDS encoding IS256 family transposase encodes MTAPHIVDPAGLLSEALAEASPDLMRHLLQQTINALLSADADAVVGAEYGRPSTTRTAQRNGYRHRDLDTRVGTIDVAVPKLRTGTYFPEWLLERRKRAETALITVVADCYLAGVSTRRMDKLVKTLGIDGLSKSQVSRMAAELDEHVEEFRHRPLDTAGPWTFIAADALTMKVREGGRVINTVALIATGVNNDGHREVLGLRVATGETGAAWNEFFADLVARGLTGVQLVTSDAHTGLVEALRANLPGATWQRCRTHYAANLMSVTPKSMWPAVKAMLHSVYDQPDAPAVDAQFDRLLDYVQTKLPEVHAHLDAAEADILAFTNFPKDVWSQIWSNNPAERLNREIRRRTDSVGIFPTRQAVVRLVGAVLAEQTDEWAEGRRYLGLDLLARCRMHLIPTPQEDTTTTTELPALTA; translated from the coding sequence ATGACCGCACCTCACATTGTGGACCCTGCCGGCCTGCTGAGCGAAGCCCTGGCCGAAGCCTCGCCGGACCTGATGCGCCACTTGCTGCAGCAGACCATCAACGCCCTGCTGTCCGCAGACGCCGACGCGGTGGTCGGCGCCGAGTACGGCCGCCCCAGCACGACCCGTACCGCCCAGCGCAACGGGTACCGTCACCGCGACCTGGACACCCGCGTGGGCACGATCGACGTGGCCGTTCCCAAGCTCCGCACCGGGACCTACTTCCCCGAGTGGCTGTTGGAACGCCGCAAGCGGGCCGAAACCGCGCTGATCACCGTCGTGGCCGACTGCTATCTGGCCGGGGTGTCCACCCGCCGCATGGACAAGCTGGTCAAGACCCTCGGTATCGACGGCCTGTCGAAGTCCCAGGTCTCGCGGATGGCCGCCGAACTCGACGAGCACGTCGAGGAGTTCCGGCACCGGCCCCTGGACACCGCCGGGCCGTGGACCTTCATCGCGGCCGACGCCCTGACCATGAAGGTCCGTGAAGGCGGCAGGGTCATCAACACCGTCGCGTTGATCGCCACCGGGGTGAACAACGATGGCCACCGCGAAGTCCTGGGCCTGCGCGTAGCAACCGGAGAGACCGGGGCGGCATGGAACGAGTTCTTCGCCGACCTCGTCGCCCGCGGCCTGACCGGTGTGCAGCTCGTGACCTCTGACGCCCACACCGGTCTGGTCGAAGCGCTGCGGGCCAACCTGCCCGGCGCGACCTGGCAACGCTGCCGCACGCACTACGCAGCCAACCTCATGTCGGTCACTCCCAAGAGCATGTGGCCAGCAGTCAAGGCCATGCTGCACAGCGTGTACGACCAGCCCGACGCCCCCGCGGTGGACGCCCAGTTCGACCGGCTCCTGGACTACGTCCAGACCAAGCTTCCCGAGGTCCACGCCCACCTGGACGCCGCTGAGGCCGACATCCTCGCGTTCACCAATTTCCCGAAGGACGTGTGGTCCCAGATCTGGTCGAACAACCCCGCCGAACGCCTCAACCGTGAGATCCGCCGCCGCACCGACAGTGTCGGGATCTTCCCCACCCGCCAGGCCGTGGTCCGTCTCGTCGGGGCCGTCCTGGCCGAGCAAACCGACGAATGGGCCGAAGGCCGCCGCTACCTGGGCCTGGACCTCCTGGCCCGCTGCCGCATGCACCTCATCCCCACCCCCCAGGAGGACACCACCACGACCACCGAGCTACCCGCCCTCACCGCCTGA